A window of Candidatus Eisenbacteria bacterium genomic DNA:
CATCTATGCCGACAAAGTCCATTAAATTCTTAAATGCAATCCATCTGCGCCGCGCATGGTAGTTGCCTGTTGTGTAATGGCAGTCTCCGGGATGGCATCCCAGCACAATCACACCGTCATATCCTGCAAGAAAAGCCCTTGGGACGAAAGAGGGGTCAACTCTTCCGGAGCACATTACCCGGATCACACGGCTGTTGGGCGGGTACTGAAACCGGGAGATGCCTGCCAGGTCCGCCCCGGCATAGGCACACCAGTTACAAAGAAAAGATAAGATTTTGGGTTCGAAAGTCATCTCTTACACCATTAAATTCGAAATCCGAATGTCGAAATCCGAAACATTTTTCCCAGTCATTCCCGTGAAAACGGGAATCCAGGGTTTCCTGTGAAAACAGGAATCCAGGGTTTCCTGTGAAAACAGGAATCCAGTTTCATATGTCTCTGGTTCCCTGCTTTCGCAGGGACGACGTCTGGATTCCTGCTGGAGTTTATCCCGTACTTTGTTACGGGGCAGGAATGACAGACTGTTTTTTTAATGTTTGTTTCGAATTTCGCCTGCCTGCGCAAAGCCGCTTCGGCGAAGGCAGGGATTTCGTGCTTCGAATTTCCTCCTTTTCAGGCTGCCTTCTCCTTAGAAGGGCCAAGGGCCTCGATCTGGGCAATCAACTGTACATCGGAGAAATGATAAACCGTAGCCGCCATCTGCGGGCAGCTGGCGCTACAGACCCCGCATCCCTTGCACGAGGCCGCAATCGTCTCGGCCTTGCTCCCTTTTCCGGTTTCCACCACACGAATCGCATTGAAGGGGCAGAGCAATTCACAGAGGCCGCATCCCACGCAGCGCGTCTGATCGACCACGGAGATGGTCGGAAGCACACTCACATATCCTTTGGCCACGGCTGCAGTGGCACGGGCTACTGCAGCATCCGCCTGAGAGATGGACTCGCTGATACTCTTCGGAAAATGGGCCAATCCGGCCAGGAAGATTCCATCCGTGGCAAAATCGACGGGCCGGAGTTTCATATGAGCTTCGAGGAAGAATCCGTCCGCAGTCAAAGGCACCTTGAGCATCTTCGCCAGAGTTTCATTCTCATAAGGCAAAATGGCGCTGGCCAGAACAACAAGAT
This region includes:
- a CDS encoding hydrogenase iron-sulfur subunit, with product MTFEPKILSFLCNWCAYAGADLAGISRFQYPPNSRVIRVMCSGRVDPSFVPRAFLAGYDGVIVLGCHPGDCHYTTGNYHARRRWIAFKNLMDFVGID